The window CGACCCGAACGGCGCCTATCCGCCGCCGGGGACACCCTTCCCAACGTCAACGCCCGTCGCCTATCCGGCGCCATAGTCAGGGAGCAGAGGAAGCCATGCTGGTTGATGCCGCCGCCGCCAAAATCGGAAAATATGCGTCGCGGGAAAGCGGCGATACGCTGGAAATGATTGAACGCCCCCACGGCGGGCTGTCGTTCGTGCTCGTGGACGGGCAACGCTCGGGGCGCTCCGCCAAAGCCATCTCGAACCTGGTGGCGCGCAAAGTTGTGGCGTTGCTGGCAGAAGGCGCCCGCGACGGCGTCGCCGCCCGCGCCGCGCATGATTACCTCTACACCTCGCGCAAAGGCAAAGTGCGCGCCGATTTGCAAATCATTAGCATTGATTTTGAAAGCGATACGCTGGTGCTGACACGCAACACGGAAACGCCGGCGCTCCTTGTGCAAGAAGAGACCTTTACCTGGCTCGACGAAGCGAGCACGCCCATCGGGCTCTACCGCAAGACACGCCCCAGCATTACGGAACTGCCGCTCCGCCCCAATCTGGCGGTCATCTGCTTCACCGACGGCGTGCTGGAAGCCGGCGGCAAGCAATTCTCCACCGATGCGATTGCAAACGAACTGCGCGGCTTGTTCACCGCCCACAACGGCTGGCCCGGTGCGGAACGCGTCGCCAACCATCTGCTCGACCGGGCGCTGGCGCTGGACGGTGGTTTTCCAAAAGATGATTTGAGTGTGATGACCATGGCGCTCTTGCCACGCAACGGCGCGCCCGACATTCGGCGGCTCAAAGTGCAATTCCCAGTTCCGCCGCCGGGAGCGCGAAAATGACCACCAGACGCCCGCGCATTGCCGTCGTGGGACCATGCGCCAGCGGCAAAAGCACGCTGGTACGCCGATTGCGTGCCGAAGGATGGGACGCACGGATGCCGGCGCAAGAACATTCCTACGTTCCCGATATGTGGCAACGCCTCAGCAAACCCGACGTGCTCATCTATCTCGACGCGGACAACGAAACCCTGCGCCGCCGTCGTCCGGGCCACACGCTGAACGATACGTATCTGGCGCAGGAGCGTGAGCGCCTGCAACACGCCTACGCCCACGCCGACTTGATTCTCGACACAACCCACCTTACACCGGAAGAAGTGTATCAACGTGTGATGGACTTCATCCGGGAAAACACGCTTTCAGGAGCATAGCCATGCCGATTCGTGCTGTGATTTTTGACGTTGGCGGGACGCTGATTTACCCCGTTGTTGACCCCTTGCGCATTCTGAACGATGCCGGTTTTGCCATCGAGCCGCACGTATTCAGCGCGGCGTTGCGGCGCACCTTCAACGAACATTTTTGGCCTCGCACCGGGCGCGACCTTGACATGTGGGGCGACGACGACCTTATCCGCACGTACTGGCGCGG of the Ardenticatena maritima genome contains:
- a CDS encoding SpoIIE family protein phosphatase, whose translation is MLVDAAAAKIGKYASRESGDTLEMIERPHGGLSFVLVDGQRSGRSAKAISNLVARKVVALLAEGARDGVAARAAHDYLYTSRKGKVRADLQIISIDFESDTLVLTRNTETPALLVQEETFTWLDEASTPIGLYRKTRPSITELPLRPNLAVICFTDGVLEAGGKQFSTDAIANELRGLFTAHNGWPGAERVANHLLDRALALDGGFPKDDLSVMTMALLPRNGAPDIRRLKVQFPVPPPGARK
- a CDS encoding RNase adapter RapZ, encoding MTTRRPRIAVVGPCASGKSTLVRRLRAEGWDARMPAQEHSYVPDMWQRLSKPDVLIYLDADNETLRRRRPGHTLNDTYLAQERERLQHAYAHADLILDTTHLTPEEVYQRVMDFIRENTLSGA